Genomic window (Musa acuminata AAA Group cultivar baxijiao chromosome BXJ1-9, Cavendish_Baxijiao_AAA, whole genome shotgun sequence):
TTGATGGGTGTTTTCCAAAATTCCTTCTCTGAAAGAGAGATGGTCACAACTTCATCTGCGTTTGAATCCTTCCAAGAGATATATTATTTCTCTTGTTCCTTCTGATgatcgaaaaataaaaaataattgatatatttaaaataattatgtatttataaattatcatctcaattCATTCCAGTAAGATTTTATTCTtaaacaaaaaattattttttgatttattttatttattccaTAATtaaaacgatatatatatatatatatatatatatatatatatatatatatatatatatatatatatatatatatatataaccaatatATGATACAGAGTGTTAAAGATTTTTCTgtcataaaagaaaatattaaacattctaGAATCTTTATCTTagagaacaagaaaaagaaaactaaaagaAAAAGCATCTTGCTTCTTCTCGCTGATAGAATATTTATAAAGGTAATAAGAAACTGAAGCAATACatcgaaaaaataaataaatctcttttGCAAGGAGATTCTTATTTACCTAATCATTTAAGAGTAGAGAAGATGAAAGGCAAAGCAAACTAGTACAAGATGACAGAGCAATGATCATTCCAAGAGCTGAAAATTTCATATCCATACAAAATGAACACTAAACAATCCTCTATATTTACAAGCCAGGGTGTGAACAGCTCAATATATGTGCTTGAAAGAGTGTTTGCCACAATGTAGTAACCAATGTTACCATTAAcctaaaaacaaaaattaaatgtcGTAATCTATGTCTGTGTTGTTCTGTGACAACGATCGCTTTACCAGTCTACCTTGCTCATCATATAGGTCAAGGTTCTCACATGGTGCAGGGAAAATAGACCCTATTACACGACCCTCCACAAAGGAGCACTGGAAGATATGCTTCTTCTTGTAGCTTAAACCAACAGACATATCCTGAAAGCTTACATCCTTGACAGGGATCTCTTCACTGCCGTCGATCCGAACTGGAACACGAACACCCTGGCCATGGATTCCACTATAAGTTATGTTCTTGATTATGGGCACAGCTGCAGGGTCAAAGCCTTCGTCAGGATGCTCATTGTAATCTGTCTTTATCACAATTCCAACACGAACATTATCAAGGGTCACATTTCGATAGAAGATGTTGCGTACATAACCACCTCTCCCTGGGGCTGTCTTTATTCTGATGCCTCGTCTTGACTCCCAAACAATAAGGTTTTCCACTGTGATATTTGAAACTCCACCAGACATCTCACTGCCTATGGATATGCCGGCACTGTGATCAACAAATATAGGTCCAATGAAAATATGAGAATGATAGAAAAGCTTAAAACAGTAGACAATTAAGCTGAGCAGAAATAATCCCACTAATTTCTTCCTTTACCTGCAGACTGTTAATAAAGTTAGAACCTCAATTTAGGACGAGAAACCTATATAAAAATAAGCCAACCTTTCACATAAAATTAAGTCTAACCACAGTATTGAAACCTAAAATTAAGTCTCTGGACCTTATCCTAACAAAGGGTTCACCTTGTCTTACGCTCAAAAACTCAGAGGTGCTTATCCCCTTATTTGTTCTTGTTTTTTGTCCAGTGATTTTCTGttcaaatcagaaaaaaaaaaaaacacacacaggATTATCTTAGAGCTGCAGGAGACCTCCTTCCATTACTTGTCTGCTGATGACAGCAATCTTCCCTGGAGCTACTATTAATTAGTGTCAACAGATTGAAAACAAATTTTAAGTTAGAGGGTAGCTCAGGTTAAAGGGTTAATCTGGACAAGTCCAAAATATTTGTAGTTAAATTGTCTTCCAACAATTGCATCAGGAGATACAGGATGCTCGGAATGTACAGGTGTAAGAGATCATAAATGTCACCTGGTACAGTCAGGCTGGATTGGGAAATTTAGAAATAGTTGTTTATAAATGTTGAGAGATAAACCAAAAATCTTGAACAATGGAGTCTTTATCTCAACATCACCTTTGTCACAGTTAGGAGGGTAAACGTTAGTCAAGATTCCTTATAACCAGTGTACTTCAGTCACTACTTAACCTAATGAAAATTGATAACTGATGGCAAGCATGTCTTTGAAGAAATATATTTTGCAAGAATACACAATGTATCTACAACTTTTTTGGGGGATCAATATGTAACTTTGTCAATTTGTAAGGATATAATTGCACCTACCCATCATGTTAATAGCCAAGGAAATCTTACCTCACCACAGATTGAACAGTGAGATTACGGAGTGTGATGTTAGCAGATGGACGCCCATATGCTATGCCATACTGGTCCCAGCCACTCTTTATGGCCACTGCATCATCACCGACACATATGTAACAGTTCTCTATCAACACATCCTCGCAAGAATCTGCAAAGAGCAAGAGctgtcagacttagaacaatagtGGTTAATGAACAAGACTATTATTGAATTCACACAAACTGCAAATTAGATCTGGTTATTATGAATCGGATTGAGTTATTTAATTGATTTTTGGTTGAGAATAAATAACAGGAGCAAATATGTGTCATTGTTTCTATAAGCATTACGAAGAAAGAGTGGTCGTGAGTGGTTAATAACAAAAAGATTCAAGTACTCGATTTACAAATTATCAGTAAGAGATctgaaaaaaaaacttattaaatAAGATGGTTCAGTAAAACAGAAGAAAGATATCTAATGATTAATTTTTCTAAAGTCCACAACGTACTCATCAATACTTATAACAAAATTATGCCCATGGAAGCATGCTTACCTGGGTCAATACCATCTGTGTTTGGAGCTCCGGAAACAGGAGCCAAGATGGTAACATGCGAGATGGTTACATTCTTGCAGTCATAGGGATGCAGTGTCCAAAAAGGGGAGTCACGCAGAGTTATGTTAGAGATGACTATATCCTTGGACCACATGAGCTGCACAAGAGGTCCTCTCGTGTAGTTGAGAATTCTTTTCTTGTATTTCGTCCACCACACTTGACCTTGACCATTTATTGTACCATTATGTCCTGTTTCATACATAAGAAATGCCTTTAAGCAAGCAAGGTGCTTCCACAATGCTTATCGACAATACCTCAATCACAAAAGCATCATTTTCAAGTGGTTCATCAGCCATGAAATCATAAAAAACTATCAGGCATTTAGTTAATATGAGGTTCTAAAAAATTATGACTATAAGATCATACATCTGCAACAACATAGAGACACACCAATTCTAGAAATCAATCCACTCACTGCTTACACTTGTTCAAAAGTTGTTTGACAACACCACCgaagatatatatatactaataagAAACAGAAAAGCTTTTAATATAAACCTTTCTACATATGTTTTGGTGAATGATTGAAATAAAGCATCATGTTTTCCCATGTATTCATAAAGGACAAAAGTTCATAAATGCTGCAAGAAAGAATAATGACCGAAGAAGTTTAACTTCTTGCAAAACGTTCCCCTTAATGCTGGTGAATCACTGATTGTTAGGTTGTGTGACCTTGTCCTTCTATTACCATGCTATTCCAGGTGATAAACAGCTAGGAGCTCATTGATGTGCATGTGAGGGAAAAGAACAAAACTGAAACTTGGCCTTGAGAGGTTTCTATGAAACCATACTAATTTTTGGAGCAATGTTTCTAACTAAGCTGAACAGAGATGATGAGGTGACAAAATTTTAGAAAATACAACTAGGATATCTGATTTTCAATGGACCATTAAGAAGAATCTTCCTTAGAGCATGTCTTGGAATAAGTTCTTGAAAATGAAGACCACTGACTTAAAGTCTCTTTGACTAAGTGTCTTCAAATCCAGACTTCATGAGTTTTGGTGGTCAACTCTGAGAAATACTTGATGCTTCTATAATTGTAAACTTATTAACTATGCATCACTAATACTTAATGGcctttcaccaaaaaaaaaagaagaaaaaagcttgGCATTTGTGGTATATTAACTAAGTTGTTCATTCTTTGTGATAGTTTAGGTACACATCTGTAAGATGCAACGGGTATCTGCAGAGGTCCATATAGTTTATGAGAAAACAAGAAAACACCTTCTAATTTAGTCTTCCTTATGTGATTAATAAATTGATTTAGGTCACAATTTCCAGTGACTTTAGCTTCTAATTCAGTCTTCCCTCAGAAAAGGATTCACTTTATGAAAAAAACATACGAAGAGAAATATGAAGTGCCACAATAAAAGTAAATGTGCTGACCAGTTATAACAATATCCTTCAGATTTTGACCATGTATGAGGCTTCCATATCGAGGCCCTTTGTGCTCCCGCCCATATCCATATGATGGCAAAGGAGGCATCAGTTGCCAATAACTCTCATCCTGATTAAGAAAAAGCTCGAGTAATTGACAAAAGTGAATAATCATGTGACTATTATATATAATTGGATATTGTGCTTAAACTGAGGATGATGCACAAAATGGCTGCTAGCAGGTTTGGTTCATCACTAGAACATTAAAGAAGATGTATGTAAAACTGAGAAGGAGAACATGAATTCTAATTAAATGAACACCCTGTTTGTTGATGATGACCTACATACCAAATTCTGCATAAACAAGAAGTTGCAAGGTACCATGTGGATCTAGAAATTAAGGCTAGTGTTCATCAACCCTTCCTAAATATCTTCACTGTTATACCTTTTCACTCGATCAGTCCACAACTCACAAGTAATTTATGACAGATAAATAAAGAGAAAAACTAGAATATTTACCTCTATTCCCAGAATCACTGCGCCCTCCGCGAGGAAGAGAGTCATGTGACTGGTGAGATTGAAGGGTGCCGTGAGCCAGAACCCGGGCGGCACGTTGAGCTGCCCGCCCCCCCTGGCCCCAAGCGTCGAAATCGCCTCCACCGCGCGCTCAAACGCCTCGGTGTTGAGCGTCTTCCCGTCCCCAACGCCGCCGAAATCCGTCAAATTGTACGCCACAGGCCGCAGCCTGGGGACCGGCCGCGCCACCGGCCCCCTCCGGAAGAACGCGACGCCGTCCATCGAGCTCAGTTGCCACCCGAACACCAGTGCGAATCCCACGATCCAGAGCACCAAAACCAGCGTCCTGTGGGTGGTGAGCAGTCCCACCAGCCATCGCGGGTGATGCTGCAACGGCAATCTCCACCGGGAGGAAAAGATCTCCACCATGATCTGATCCCAATCAATTCTTCAACAAAGCCCTACGAATCGATCGGATCGTCCACTCTGTTCCACGAGAAGAGATGAACGGACATCAATTGGCAGAAAGCTAGGGTTTTGGCCATGGAAGAAAGGGATCGGAAGTCATAAGACGGGCGGGAGGTGGAGGGAAGTCGAAGGGAAACCGGAGGCGAGTACTATCGAAAGCAAGGAAGACGAGTATTTAAAGTGTGTGAACCTCTTTGCAGCCGTACGATCTTGATCCAACAGTTGGAATCTGCCGGTAAACCATTAGCAAGACCACGGGAGAGGGGATTAGTTAGATTGCCACCGCTTTATTGCTAACCAGCAAGATTTCCTATATTGGCTAAAGGGAGAATCATTAATCTAATTTGAGCAATTAAAGTCCCAAGTTTTGGATCCTAATTTCTATCTCAAGAAGAGTCTCTTCCCTTTATAAAAAGAACAAATTACCTTCATTTTAAGAAGAAGAAACAGTTTTGGTCAAAATCCAATTTGGGGTGAGCCACAATTTAGCTAAATTAGTCCAGTAGATTGGATCAATTATAGTTTCTTTTGGTtgctgaataattttttttttattattatcattcatTCACAATGAATTGTTACAAgtattattagatttttttttttaaaaaaagaaacctaaatttaagataaaagaaaaatcagAATTTTTGTCATACTATTTTGAATTATGTCAAGAACCTTACAATTCAAAATTctcaaataaattattttataatacctCAAAACCTGTAGTAAGATGGATAGCTATGGTTAGTgagaattttaattaattaaaaatcaactataatatttttaaatagagtTATAATGTTTTGGTTTGGTGGTAAAAAAAACATTATAAGTTCATTGAGAAgcactatatattttttattatatttctcagaaaataaaaataaatattataagattTCTTAAAATTTGTGGACCTAATTTAGGTAAAAGAAATGATgataaattattctttattttgaaaTACATCAAAATATTCCTAACTCTAATCCCAAATGACTCTCAAAAAGATCATTTATCGAAGCCTTAAGGTATAAAATAAGAAAGATGATTAATATTCATgggaatttaaattaattaaggtGAGATTGTGGTGTTTCATGACATGGAATCCTATATGtatagtttaataataaaaagACATTAAAAtcagttcaattgaaccaaaAATACCGTAATCTCATTGATAAATATTATAAACTAGTTCGGTTTAACACTGAACTAATTAGACCAATTTGGTCTAGTTGGGTATCggcaagaattttaaaaaataaaattatcaattgTTAATAaggatatttttgttattttaaaaatttgtCCCTTTATGCATCTTAAAAATGAGGGACGCTATTAGAAAAATGAAGACTTTGGCAATAGAAGAACATGAATATAATATGATTTAAGTCTCTTCCATCCATGTATCTAATACGCCATGTCAGCGTTGACCATTGTCACGTCACCACCAGGTTGTATCAAGTCAGCAGTAACCATTGATACAACAGACTGCGCTGCAGTCTACATCAAATCTACCATTATCATCACTGCCTTATCAATGTTGACCAAGACAAGTCAGCGTTGACCAGTTAAACGTCAACGCTGACCAGAACCTCGACAGCGTTGTGTTGTGTTACGTCCGTTATGACGCAGTTGGTTACACTATAGCTCATATGGAATTTGTCATTTCAGTGTTGTTTGTTGCCACGTTAACATTGACCCCTGCCACATCAGCATGACTGTTGACACAACAGGCCAGTCACCTAGCCAAATCAGTGCAATTTGACTGGATTAACTTAAATCTAGTTGACTCAATCTTGACTTGAATCAAACCTCATCCTGATTGAACCCAAGTCGTGCACCCTAATTGAACCCAAATATTATATGCAGTTAAATTCGACCACATCTTGATTGAGCCCCAGCTAGTGGGGCGTGCCGAATCCATAGGTTGACGTTGGTGCGTCGATCCCAAATCAAGCCCCATGAGCAGGAACAAAATTAGAATATAGATCATTAATAAAACACTTATTTTCCATCTTAGCTTTTCAAACTGACTTATTAATAGTAAAATCTTCTTATAATAGATTTATGATATCACATGATGATGTTGTCAACAATCACTAGGACAAACATACTTTTGCAATAGAAGAACATGAATCTAAAATGATTTAAGTCTCTTCCATCCattaaatttatatatgtttgCAAATAAGCACAATGATCCAATTTAAACACAAAATTGAAGAGAAATGAAATTTGGATTTCCacttgaaatattaaaaaaataaagttcCTCAATATGAAGTGAGTTAGTACTAAGTGGTCCAGATGGAATTCAATTTTTCATTATAGATTTTATAAATAATCCAAATTTGTTACTAATTTACTGCAATTATTTCAACCaattaaaaatagaagaaaaaagaaaaaaaaaaaaagatatcaacAGCTTGTAGTGAACCAACTTTCTCTACAGTagaatttgattggatttaaggaAAATAAGAACCCTAATTCCTTCCTATCTCTCATCATCACCTTCCAAACACATGTTGGCCTCTCATTGGTTATTGATGCATGGAAGCTAAGTCCTCCCATATCCACACCCCAGTAGATAATGGTCAGCTCCTCATGGAAAAGTGGAGGTGGTCACTCATCCATGGCACTGGCAATTGCTTCCTCCGCACTCTGCAGTCCCCATCTCAGGTCTGTAGCAGGCTTGCATCCTTCTCTCCTCTGCTTCCTTCTCATTAAGTTCTGCAAGCTGTTTGTTGCCACATTCTAAGTATGCTTGCTATCACATGATGATGGATGGCAGAGTGCAGGCTTCCAAGCCCGTCCCAGGGAACACTAGGGCTTGTTCAAGGTCACCTACTCGCTTACATGCAACTAAAGGAGTGTCCAGTGTGTGCCAGCCACTGCCTCCAGATAGACCTCTATGGTTTCCTGGGAGCTCACCTCCTGAGTGGCTGGATGGCAGGTGAGCTGGTCCTCCATCTTTTTCCAAGTTAGCTTTATCTGGTCTCACAAAATTTAGGTTACTAATGTTTATCTGCGTGGTCATGTAGTCTTCCTGGAGACTTTGGGTTTGATCCTCTTGGGCTAGGTAAGAATTTGGCAAAAtcatcatgatgatgtgttgtttGCTTGTCGCATTTTAGGGTGCTCCTTTTGTATGATGAAATGcctcaaagaacaaaaatgagaagAACAGGACCAACACTTGCAATTTCTGATCCTTTGATTGCTGTGGATATTACAGGATCTGACCCTGAGCTACTTCGGTGGTTCGCTCAGGCCGAACTAATGCACAGTAGATGGGCGATGCTTGCTGTCGCCGGCATTCTTATCCCCGAATGCCTAGAGAAGCTTGGATTTATCGAGAACTTCTCATGGTATGATGCTGGGGCTCAGCAGTACTTTGCGGATCCTTTGACATTATTTGTAGTTCAAATGGCTCTGATGGGATGGGTTGAGGGAAGAAGGTGGGCGGACTACCTGAATCCTGGGTGTGTCGATATCGAGCCCAAGTTCCCAAACCGCAAAAATCCCAAGCCTGATGTAGGCTATCCTGGTGGACTGTGGTTTGATTTTATGATGTGGGGTCGCGGGTCACCGGAGCCGGTGATGGTACTGAGGACTAAGGAGATTAAGAATGGCAGATTAGCAATGCTTGCTTTCATGGGATTTTGGTTCCAAGCCATTTACACTAAAGAGGGTCCGCTAGACAATTTAATGGCTCACATCGCTGATCCTGGGCATTGCAACATCTTCTCGGTACTTGATTAAGCCCCTTCTCTTTGTTATATACAAATAAATAGTTCATCCTGGTAAATGATTATACAGACACCTACTAAAATAAGTGAAAATATCCATCGAAGGCCAAAATTTTGAGTGTGCCATGGCATGTACTTAGCAGAGCCAAAGAGTCTAGCCTCCTAAATTGTGAAAACAACAAAAGAACATCCCTATACTGAATCAGTTCAGATTAATTAGTATTACTTGATACATAGGCAAATAAGATTGAACATCTAAAAAATGAGTTCTATAGAAACACAAGTTACATCCCCaataaaatttcaagagatcaggtATATAGGCATTCATATAAGAGTCAAGAAGAAAGCATTTTGTAAGCATCTACATGGTCTTCTTTGATTGGCTAAATGCATACATGGACACACTTGTGATTGGGGATGTAGCTTGTGTTTCTACAGAACTCATTTTTTAGATGTTCAATCTTTAAACATGTCAAATATATCAATTTTCTGACTTGTAGGACATCAGTTTTACACTATGTTTGACTTATTTTACACTATGTTTTCTGACTTGTAGGACATCACTCTGTTTTTACAATGAAAAACAGAGTGAGCTGCAATAATTTTGTCAGGCAATTCTCTACATtttcaaagcaaaaaaaaatcatatcataaagaaATGGCTGGCCCCATTTGTAAATGATTTTACTAGAATCCCACTTTTCTAAGCATGTTATTTTGTGCATGCAGGCATTCGTATCTAATTGACCCTTAGACATGGCACATGATTATGGATGAAAGATTTATTGAAGGCCAAAATATAGATCGGAGATGATAGATGGAGTCAATGTGGAATGTAACAATGAAATTTGCAACTGATAATCTCTTTGTACAGAGGGTTGTACATGCTTCAACTTTTATGCTGATCTGTCCCAAATGTTCCATCTGTGTCAAACATTGAATCTGATATCCAATAGCAAGATTGCTGAAAGAGTATATTGCAGATTTTGGGCTTGAATCTCACGTTTGTCATTTAtccttcaaaaagaaaaaaggaagattGCTGGAACAGCTCTTCGCCACTCATCCtttgcaaaagaagaaaaaaaaaaaggattgctgGAACACCCTTCTCCAATGTGAGTTTCAAGTTGCATTTCTTATTCTTCACTAATCTTTCTGTAGCAGCATTTCTACCCTTGTTTACATGATGACTAGATATATTGTCCTCTCATGAACTTGGCTCCTGAGATTTATCTCTTTCACTCCCATGCATTCTCTTTGGGCAGCCTGCATAACAGCATCATCCCTCTGTTGCAAAAGCTTGCTCGGAATAGGCAAGAGAATTTTCCTTTTGCATTATGAAATGATCACCATTTAGATTGTAGACAGCTCTACTCTTGGACCTTTTATTGCACATGACATAATGCAATAAATAGCACAAAGTTCTACGTTCAGGTGATTTGAGTTATTTTGGCATCATAGTAGTGTCTAATTTAGGTCACTGCCTTAGTCCACTGCAAGTGCTTGCCATCGGTTGGTAATATGTCCAGCAACAGCATGCTTGTATTctcaagtaaaataaaaataagttatGTTCATCAGGCCAATTTAAATCTTGGCTTCCTATATGACCAGGGAATATGCTCCATTAGAGCCATGGAACATCACAAGAGCCATGCAAATTTTGCTCTCCTAtaaaggaggaaaaaaaaaagtagcaTTACTTGCATTTCCATTTCTTCTCCCTTCCTTCCAGCTGATGCCAAACTT
Coding sequences:
- the LOC135593341 gene encoding photosystem I chlorophyll a/b-binding protein 6, chloroplastic-like translates to MVSSSWKSGGGHSSMALAIASSALCSPHLRVQASKPVPGNTRACSRSPTRLHATKGVSSVCQPLPPDRPLWFPGSSPPEWLDGSLPGDFGFDPLGLGSDPELLRWFAQAELMHSRWAMLAVAGILIPECLEKLGFIENFSWYDAGAQQYFADPLTLFVVQMALMGWVEGRRWADYLNPGCVDIEPKFPNRKNPKPDVGYPGGLWFDFMMWGRGSPEPVMVLRTKEIKNGRLAMLAFMGFWFQAIYTKEGPLDNLMAHIADPGHCNIFSAFVSN
- the LOC135593339 gene encoding probable polygalacturonase, which encodes MVEIFSSRWRLPLQHHPRWLVGLLTTHRTLVLVLWIVGFALVFGWQLSSMDGVAFFRRGPVARPVPRLRPVAYNLTDFGGVGDGKTLNTEAFERAVEAISTLGARGGGQLNVPPGFWLTAPFNLTSHMTLFLAEGAVILGIEDESYWQLMPPLPSYGYGREHKGPRYGSLIHGQNLKDIVITGHNGTINGQGQVWWTKYKKRILNYTRGPLVQLMWSKDIVISNITLRDSPFWTLHPYDCKNVTISHVTILAPVSGAPNTDGIDPDSCEDVLIENCYICVGDDAVAIKSGWDQYGIAYGRPSANITLRNLTVQSVVSAGISIGSEMSGGVSNITVENLIVWESRRGIRIKTAPGRGGYVRNIFYRNVTLDNVRVGIVIKTDYNEHPDEGFDPAAVPIIKNITYSGIHGQGVRVPVRIDGSEEIPVKDVSFQDMSVGLSYKKKHIFQCSFVEGRVIGSIFPAPCENLDLYDEQGRLVKRSLSQNNTDIDYDI